The following coding sequences are from one Mycobacterium bourgelatii window:
- a CDS encoding 3,4-dihydroxy-2-butanone-4-phosphate synthase yields MKTTDVRVCRAITAVANGQPVVLSNGSEGDGYLVCAADAATPGLLAFMVRHSSGYVRAALPVSECERLNLPPMSHRDTAHCVSVDVRGTGTGISARDRARTIAALASADSVATDFHRPGHVLPVRADGEGVLACQEPAEAAIDLARMAGRGQAAALAEIVSRRRPTQIARGTELVEFAVEHGLPVVSIGELVAYRRRTEPQVVRLAEAILPTWAGDSRVIGFRDVHDGGEHLVAIVGTVDAGVPVPLHVHVECLTGDVFGSKACRCGGELNGALARMSAQGSGVVVYLRPSGPPRACGLLTSNDAPADTMSETVAWILRDLGVYAIKLSEDAPGFGLVMFGGIREQGISTLAAAG; encoded by the coding sequence ATGAAAACGACGGATGTGCGGGTGTGCCGGGCGATCACGGCCGTCGCTAACGGTCAACCCGTCGTACTCAGCAACGGATCCGAAGGGGACGGTTATCTCGTCTGTGCGGCCGACGCCGCGACCCCAGGGCTGCTGGCTTTCATGGTCCGTCACTCCTCGGGGTATGTCCGTGCCGCGCTGCCGGTTTCGGAATGCGAACGGCTGAACCTCCCCCCCATGAGTCACCGCGACACCGCGCACTGCGTCTCGGTCGACGTCCGCGGGACCGGCACCGGGATCTCGGCACGCGACCGGGCCCGCACGATCGCTGCGCTCGCCTCGGCCGACAGCGTCGCTACCGACTTTCACCGGCCGGGGCATGTCCTGCCAGTGCGCGCCGACGGCGAGGGTGTGCTCGCGTGCCAGGAACCGGCCGAGGCGGCAATCGACCTCGCGCGCATGGCCGGACGCGGGCAGGCCGCCGCGCTGGCCGAGATCGTCTCGCGGCGCAGACCCACGCAGATAGCCCGCGGCACCGAACTCGTCGAGTTCGCCGTCGAACACGGACTGCCCGTGGTGTCGATCGGTGAGCTGGTGGCGTACCGGCGCCGGACCGAGCCACAGGTGGTTCGGTTGGCCGAGGCCATCCTGCCGACCTGGGCCGGCGACTCCCGGGTCATCGGCTTCCGCGATGTGCACGACGGCGGCGAACATTTGGTCGCGATAGTTGGCACGGTCGATGCCGGAGTACCCGTGCCGCTGCATGTGCACGTGGAGTGTCTGACGGGGGATGTGTTCGGCTCCAAGGCATGCCGTTGCGGCGGCGAACTCAATGGCGCATTGGCCAGGATGTCGGCCCAGGGCAGCGGCGTGGTGGTCTACTTGCGTCCGTCCGGTCCACCCCGCGCCTGCGGCCTGTTGACATCCAACGATGCCCCCGCCGACACGATGTCGGAGACCGTGGCCTGGATTCTGCGTGACCTCGGCGTGTATGCGATCAAGTTGTCTGAAGACGCGCCGGGATTCGGTCTGGTGATGTTCGGAGGCATTCGCGA